In the Urocitellus parryii isolate mUroPar1 chromosome 1, mUroPar1.hap1, whole genome shotgun sequence genome, tctgtcactgttcAGACCATTCACATCATTCTCAGATAATGGCGATGTGGCTGTTGGCTACTTTTTTCTATGTATCCCATCTGTTCTgcatgactttttcttctttccctcctagTTCAGGATTAACTGTTCAGGGCTTGCTGGTCCCTCCTCTTTGGCTCATTGTTACTCAGGAGTTGCTGCAAGGTTTTCAATATGCACCTTCAACAAGCCAGGACCTGCCTTTCCTGTCTGTCGCCGAGGGCAGCTTAGGGGAGACTCCTGCAACTGTCATCCTTTGAATCACCCTCAGCCTCTTCCTTCACACACACCACCAACTGCCAACGCCGATGCTGCTCTCAGCACTGTTTTCCACATGCTGAGTGAGTCCTCTACAGCCAGGGCACACCCACCAGCCCAGCTCACCGTCCCCTGCATCACGCCCTCAGCCTAAACAATGGGACTCTTCTTACAGCACAGGTCTGCTGGTGACCAATTCTCTGCTTGTTTGTCTGAAAAGgttatttcacctttttttctgaagaaatgtGGTTAGATACAGAATTACTGTTTGATACAATTTTTCCTCCAGCACTTTACCTGCAGAGACACGGCCCCTCACTGGCCCCACTCCACGCAATGTGTCCTACCCCCTGGCTCTTTCGCACTCTCTCGAGGACTGTCTTTGGCCAACCTGATGATGTGGCTCTCGGTGTGCACTCTCTGGAACTGTTAAGCTCTTGCATCTCGGGTGTTCACTTCTGTCACATCTGGAATGGGTGGACCCCGCTTCTCTGTGCATTCTTCCTGCCCCTCACTTCTCTCCTGTTGGGACAGTGCTGGGCTGGTGCTGTCACCACATTCTTCCCATTGTTCAGACGTGCCACCTCTGCAGTCAGGGCCATCGACTTTGCTTCTGCATCACCCACACAGCTGTGTGCAACTCTAGAAATTCCACTCGGCTCCTGCTCTGGCCCACCACCACTCTCTGCATCGTGAGAAGCTTTTCCTTTAGATCATAAACACACGGCACAAACTCAGATCTGTCTTCAGGGCCGTTTCTGGTCTTTTTCTGTTCAATTCTTTTTCTCCAGGATaggggtcatttttttttttagttcttcgcATGATTCTTTGAACGTCTTATGAATTTTCATAGAATGCTGAACATTAAAAAGGTGCCAAACTGTCTCAcgtttgtatttcttttcaagAGTACTTTCTCTGCAAGGCAGTTCTGGTATGATTTGGTCTTCCTGAGGCTTGCTGTGGAGCAGCTTTGTCCTGGCATGGTTTCACCCTTCTCCGCTTTGGCTCTCAGGAGTGACCGGCTCCTAGGTGGACTTGCCCAGCTTCATGGGTACTCTGGCCACACAAAGTGTGACCCTGAGTTGAGCCTGAACCTATCTGCAACTCTGCCCTAGCCCTGCTGCCGGCCAACATACAGGTGACCCTGTGCCTGTCTCCCTCTTCCCAGGCTTGCTGTTTCCTTCCTGTGTCTGTCCAGCTCTCTGGGAGTTCCTTCCACAGCTGGCCACTCTCTGGAGGCCAGAGTGGAAGTCTTACCAAGGCTACAGACTGGTGTGGGCTGCAGCTTTGCCCACACCAGCGCTGCAGCTCCTGAGGCCTCTTCTAAAGGGCTCTCACACTAAACACCTTCCCCTCCTATCATCTTCAGAGTCCTGTGACAAGAGGTGGCATAAGTCTCCCAAGGACACAAAATGGGTGCGACAGAGTCAAAGAAGCCTGATCAAGGCGCCCTGGCTAATAATGGGAGAGGAGGCAGAAACCAAGTCTCTGGCCCTCCACTGCTGCCTCTGCAGCCTGCAGCCCAGGTGGCTTGGCCTTCTCCCCAAAGTCTAGCAGAGCGGGAGGGTCAGAGCCCAGGGACAGGGCCAAGGGGCCTGCCCCTCGCAGTCATTATGTTGGAACTCATTTCACTTCCGGTGCCACGTGGCTTTGCCAGCAGTTGTGAAGTGCACTCTGAAACGGTATACCTCACATGTCAACTGTGTTCAGTACAGCTGATCTTAAATCACATGGCTTCTGCGTTGGGCACTTTAACACACCCACAGGCAGCCTCTAGTCAGGAAACAGTGGTCTTTCCCTCAAACACCTCTGCACTCACAGGTGGTCCACCGCCCAAGGAGGTGGGCAGCACACTCTTCGGCATCCAGTTTCACAGAATTTTCTTGTGACAACAGGTACAAAAGAGTCTACAAAGTTCACCAAGATGTCTGCTTCAAAGAGCACTGTGAGAGTACCAGCCTCAAGAAGCCCCATACAGGTAACCCGGGCCCAACCTCTGTCCTGCATACGGCTCGCAGGGTGATGGGCAGGGGTGGTGCCATGCACCTGAGACTGTGTGTGGGTGAGATCtgggcacacacacaggcacagtgGGCATGGTGAGTGCGGGTGTCACTCAGCTCCTGCAGGAGCGAGACGCTCCGGGGAGAAGCATAGAGCACTCCTGGCAGGCCAAGTGCACaacaacagaaacagaaaagaccTTCTTAACCTTTGCTCATTTAcacccaggttccatccccaaaGGGTTCAAGGTGCTCAGAAGTACTCTTTGGGGTTTTACTGAAAGAAGTGCCTGAGAACATTATATGTTTTCAAATCAGAGCCCCAATCTCAGTCTCATTCTTCAAGACCCACTGTGGCCCCACACCTTTGCTGGCTTGGCCGAGGACTAAGCCCAGGCGCTGCTCAGCCTGAGTATGAGGCCTCACCCCGAGGACACTCCTGcttcctcctgcccacccccccACTCTCCACGCCCTCCCCAGCTAGGCTGTGTCCTCTCCTTCCATAGCCACGGCTCCAGACAGGGGCAGGGAACACATGAGCAAGAGGGCAGAGTGAGGCAGGACTAGGGGCACAGAAGTCTCCTTCTCATTAAGCCCTTTCTTAGTTGTTTCAGGAAACAAAGTGACCATCaaacactgaagaaacaaaaGGTACCATTCCCCTGTGCCCTGAGAGCTgctgggaagagggagaggagccCGCCTACCCTGGGCCTCTGGGAGCGCTGCCACTCCCTAGGCcctgctaagcctcaggccaggtGGCTTCAGGATGCCCTGACTCAGGCCTCCCAGCAGACCCAAACTCATCTCCAGGAGGAAGAGAGGCTCTGGGGTGAGGGCATATCCTGCCTTCTCTCAAGGGAACATGGAGCAGCTGCCACAGGGGCTCACAGAAAGCTGGAAGACCACCCGGCACCTGGAGGGAGGAGACTGCATGGAGGGAGGGCCTGAGGTGCTGAGGAATTCTGGGGAAACCCCAGAATGGTATTATACTGGAAGCTAAAATGGAGGCCTTAGTCAGGAAACATTTGGCAAGTCCTGAAGACGGTCTCCGACCAGGATGGTCACATGAGACACTGGAATTCTAAGCATCGTGAACTCTGGGATGGAAGAAATTTCACCTTTGTTCAATCCAGTATTTCCCAAACTCTTTTGGCAAACAAACCCCACCCAAGCCGTGTCTCCCTCCACGCCACTCTGCTGGTTCTTACGGAGCACTGGCACTCTTCGCAACACTGTGAGACACCGGGCCACACGAGACCCCATGAAGCTCTCGGCCCCACCTCTCCAGGAGCCCACAGAGCCTGCCTTCCTAGCACTGGGGACAGGGAGGCTCTGTGGTCATGGGCCCTTTCAGGTCCTGACTTCTGGGCTGAGAAAACAGAACTCTAAAAAGCCAAGGAGCATTCCAGCTGGCTCACACACTGAGGGAAAGACAAGCTCCCCGGGGCCCCAGGAGACCTCAAAAGCAGCAGGGTCCCATCTCAAATGGGACTTCTCTCTGCGAAAGCAGCCGACAGTGCTGGGCTCCTTCCACTCTGGGCACCACCTCCCCTGCTGACTCTGCCTCTAAGGACACACGGACAGACAGTCGAGGGCTTGCAGGCAGTCCAACCCTGGTGAGGTCAAGAGCCCACATACACCATCTGGGTGGGAAATATCTGCATGGCAGTAAGTCTCCTGAAATATTATGCATCTTTTTAAAAGCTCACCTAGCAAACCCATTTCcatagaaacaaatgagaaaccCCCAGCTAATGATGGATCACCAGCTGTGGAGCACACCTGTTCTTACTACACGCTGGGGCAAACACAAGCAGGAAACAGGAGCACACCACTCAGACGCCGCCAGGAACCACATGGAGACTCCTTCAACACAGAGCAGCCTGGTCGGGGCCCAGTGGAGGTGGGTGGAGGGGCAGCCACCTGCTGGTGCCAGTCTAAGAACCCAGTGCCCGCTCAGGTTCCCAGGGTGGGCACAGGTCCTCCCCCACTCCAGGCCCTGCCTCCCTGCACTCAGGCCAGGCTTGGGCTCAAAGGGCAGCGGAGAGGGCATGCTTGGTGCTCTTCTCATGTCTGCATCTGTTGGTCCTTCAGAGGACTTGGGATGAGTTCACTGCACTCCACCCACCTTAGGATTTTCCAAAACCTAGGAAGATGAGCTCTAATAACTGGATTGAAAAGGATACAGAAACAGGCCCTGGATGGGTCAGTTCCCTTTGTGACCTCTGGCCAGGCCTGTACACACACCAGCCCCCAAGAGTCACTGAAGCACCTACGATCTAGCGCAGGCTATGGCATCCCTGAGCATGGTCTATCCTCCACACAGCTGGCCTAGCGGGGCCGTTAACATCACTTCCGCAGTGCTTAGAAACCAGCCCTCAGATTCCAGTGTGAGAAAGGTCTCCCGAACCAGGAGGAGGACAGACTTCTACCACAGACGTGGGCAGTGGGAAAGTGGAGACAGGGTGAATCCTCCTACCTGCTGCACATCATTCATGCTGCACATGGTCCATGCATTTGGAGGTGGAAGTGTTCAATACTACTAAAATGGAGCTTGGACAGTTTCAGGCTGCACTGTGATGGCAGACTCTTTGTGCAGGGCAGTGAACGCTTCTGGCTTGCCGATCAGAGGCTCTGTGGCCACTGCTCAGCTCTGCCCCTGCAGCATAGCCATGGATGTGCAGCTGAATGTGCGTGGCTGTGCTTCCCTGAAGCTCCACTCAAAAGAACAGTCACAGGGTGGACCTCTGATCTGTGAGGTCACCCAGGCTTTGGCCTCATGTAGTGGAAGCCATCCCCTGGGTGACAAGTCACCACCAAGGCTCCAAAGACCCACAGAAGActtacacaggaaaaaaaaaaaaaaaaccctcctcaGAAAGCCAAGGCACACCACCATGCAGCAGCAGGGTCTTCTCGCCAGTCTGAAGGTAACAGAGGAACGCTCTGGGCAGGCTGCGCGAGACCACATGCAGGGGGCCTTTTAGACCTCTGGGGCCTCCAGGTAGAAACACAGCCTGCCACACATCACAGAGCACGTGTGCGCCCCAGCACCGCCCCACACAGCTGTCTTCTCCCTGCAGTGTGGGCACAACTGGAGCAGTCAGGCCCCCTTTCTCAGTGGAGGACAGCCACTCACACAACTAGAAATGGAGCACAGTCACATCATGGCAgaggcctccctcctcctggggtCTATAAAAGCATTCTTTGAAGAGGTGCATTTTAGATTTAACTGAAAAGTGTGCACAGCTGTACACTATGAAGTTTGCTGTTttcagaagggaggaagaatgaTTCCAGAAAAACCCTACTGTGCCCTGCAAACATCCAAGGACAGATGGCCCCAGACACAGTCAGTCAGAAGCCAGTCCACAGACATGCAGGCTGACCTCCACTGTAGCACCAGGCCCATCACTGTCCCTCTACATGACACCCCAGATCACTAGGAAATAGTAGGACCAAGGTCACCCCACCATAGGAGATGAGACTTTCTCCACCGCCAGCCAGCCATGACCTGGACCCGGGTGTTAGCTCAGAGTCTGTTTCAACAAGAGACAGAGCAGGATGCTGTGCTGTCACACTGTCAACCCACACTGAGGCCACACAGGTGGAGTGTCTGGTAAAAGAATGTCCCAGTACTGAGGGGTTACAGTCCACCCAGACATCCCAGGGAGTGGCCACTGCTGTTCTAAAATGTCCTTCTTAAGACTAACATCTTCCTCAGAAACACTTCAAGTCCATCTCAGCAAAGGTCACATGGAACCAGAACAAGGAAATCCGAATGCCGAGGTCACCGTCTGCCACCAGCACTTGGGATGAGTGGCCCTCTAATCACACTCAGGCCACCGTCTGCCACCAGCACTCGGGATGAGTGGCCCTCTAATCACACTCAGGCCACCGTCTGCCACCAGCACTCGGGATGAGTGGCCCTCTAATCACACTCAGGCCACCGTCTGCCACCAGCACTCGGGATGAGTGACCCTCTAATCACACTCAGACCACCGTCTGCCACCAGCACTGGGGATGAGTGACCCTCTAATCACACTCAGACCACCGTCTGCCACCAGCACTGGGGATGAGTGACCCTCTAATCACACTCAGACCACCGTCTGCCACCAGCACTGGGGATGAGTGACCCTCTAATCACACTCAGACCACCGTCTGCCACCAGCACTCGGGATGAGTGACCCTCTAATCACAATCAGGCCACCGTCTGCCACCAGCACTGGGGGTCAGCGGCCCATCAGGCTTAGGATTCTTCTCAGCTCTCATGGGGCCCAAAAGAGTGATGGTCACTGGATAACACAAGGTGAAGAGCAAGCAGCAACCTGGCAGTGAGCACCTGCACTCCCCGTCCACCCACAGCCACAGACAGCCCTCTCCCCACTGCCTTCACTCATGGGCTCCCTGTGGAGACCCACAGGCCAGGGCCAGCTGACCAGGCCCTGCACCTTCCTTAGCAGGACCTCCTCCACTAGCAGCTACTGCTTTTCTTTGCAGTCCAACCCCATGGTGCGTGGAGAGCACAGGCTCCTCCACACCTCAGCACTGAGTCCCCACAACCCAGCCTAGGCCTGCCACGACCCCACTCTGAAGGAGGAACACAGCCCGGTCACTCACCTCCTGCAGTCCTCACAGACAGCTAGCTGCACTCTGCTCAGCCAGGCTGCAGCAGGGTTCTGAGCCTTGGCACTGACACCTGGGCTGACCATGAGTGTGGGGCTCCCTGTATGTCAGGGTGTTctgcagcatccctggcctctgtccACAGATCCTAGCAGCACCCTACATCAGGGTCATGGCAACCAGTATGTCTCCCAAGACTTCCAGATGTCCTAAGGATCAAGGTCACCCCCAGGTGAACACTGTGGCCTTGAAGGATTCTCACATACATGAGAAGAATGAGGCCAAGCATCAGAGGGGTATCATGTGACTAATCAAATGCCACCAAGCAGACCCAAGGTGCTTTCTGTAGCACCAATCCTTGCAGTACCCTTAGGAAAAGCAACAGAGAACCTTCTAGGAGGCCCTAGTCCTCTGGGCCCCTCTGAGCACTCGCACCATCAATGCCAGGCTTCTACCTCAGAGTTTGCCTCACCCCATTTCCAGCATGTCACACTGCTCCTCACACCCCTGTTCCCCAGGGTGACGTCCACACCCTGGGCATCTGAGGAGCCCTCTGGAACAAATCCACAAGCAGTCCTGGGCCTGCGCTCTTCTCCTCTGGTCCTCAGAACCTGTTGTCACGCAGTGGGGTATGACTGCCTAAGcctgctccccagcccctcccgaGCCAGCACTCTCCAGACCATCACTCTGGCAGCATTAGCAACAGGTCAGAGAATCAGGCCTGGAGTGACCACCAGGAGCTGGCAGAAAGCCAACATGACTGAGCTGGAAGGACGGGTCTTCAGAGACAAGTGCTGGTGCTCTGCGGGCCTGCAGAAGCCATGCACAATCCCAGAACACATCACCAGCAGCGCCTTTCATTCTGCTATACACTGAATGCAACTGAGTAGCAATGAGATGTTTTGGATTAAAAACAGGAGTATTTTTATGGAGACTTGCTActtgttttcataaaataaagtgCTATGATGTACTATGGCCTTGATTTTACCTTTATCACCACAGGACATATACAAGGACTCTTCAGCCAGCAGGCCCTCCTCCACTCCCTCATGGTATTAGCACTGACATTTTAAGACAcgaaaaatcaaatcaaatttgcAAGTACTGAGTCCCATTTTAAAAGTGGCCTTTTATTAGGATAGAACAGTGCCTCCCACAAAACCTGGTGACAGACCACACCAGGGCATCCTGTGCGGTCTGAATGACTTTTTCATTAGAAGACCTGTGTTAGAATGAAAAACACTGAGAAAGTCCAAGTGAAGCTCCCAAGGCTTGGACAAGGTGCATGTCCCCTGACAggtccaggccctgctccccatccTTCGTCACAGCTGCTCCTCTTTGTCCTCAGATGTGCTGCTCTCaggctcctcttcctcttcctgctcctcctcctcccgagccaagagctttttaaaaacctcaaacTCTTCAGCAGAAGAACAGGCTGTTTTGGCCAAAAACTCACTTTCTGACACTCTGAGAATGTCCTTAAGCAAAGGGTTAGTGATTTGCGTCTGCCCCTTCTTGTCAGGGGTTTGGTACCGTCCTAGGCGCTCCAGGTAGCTGTGTCTCTGCTTGATCTTGTTTACTGAGTACTGAAGGAAGTCAGTCCTCACTATGTCCAGGTGCTTGACTCCCATCCTAAAGTATGCATACTGGGAGACACACACAGTGAGGGCTCCTCCCCACACACTCTACAACCACACTCTAAGAGCACTGAGAAAGAAAGGCCTGACTAATAACAGCAGAGACTCACTACTATACTGACACTTGTGTGGAAACTGATGGTTTTCAAAGCGTTTTCAAAATCTAATACTGAGAAAAACGCAGCAGAAAGTAAATTAGTGGGGAAGAAATAACACTGTTCTTGACAAACCCAGGAGGAGGCCATAGGCGTGGAGGACCATGATTGTGGAAAGTGCAGGCAAGACTCAGAAAGCACCCAGGAATCCGACCCAAGTTGTCATACCTTACTCAAACATTAGGCCAATTATcataattacattttcaaaatcaaCTGCAAAAATATGTTCTAAGGAAAGGAAAGTTTCAGTTGTTTCATAGCTGTTTTGGATACCCACCTAGGACTCAGAGAATGGAACTGTCATTATTATGGAAGAAATAGAGCTGGTCTGACCTGGAAAGGAGGAATAACAGAACCAGCAGCATGTTTCCTGGGACCAAGGATGTCATGGAGAGGCCCTTCCCCTCGTCCACTCAGAGGCTCCCTACACACAGAACCAACCTCACTACACCCAAAACCCTTGCCCTTCCTGCTGGCTGCTGCAGCTGTGCGTACCTGGAATTTGTATTCCAATTCACTGGGGTCCTCCTGAAGAACACCGGGGCATCTGTGCAAAATCTCAGTGACCTGCTGAGCTGTGAAAAGGCACTTCTCCTTGAGCAACTTGACAATATCATCAATGTCCTGCTGACGCATGGTGAAGACCTCAGGGCAACCGTGGAGCATCCGCCTTAGTTTTCCtgaagaacatgaagaaaaggaCAGCACATAATTTCACGGTATGCCGGAACCCAAGGACTAGCTCCAACAGCCCTGACCGAAGCCTgcaggagaaaaaggaggaaggtCCTTCCCCAGAGCATGAGTGCTTGTTCCAGCTCACCACAGAAATGACTTCTAGACTCACAGCCCACCCCACCTCCCCGCCTGTTTCTGGCTTCCCATCTGAAGGCGCTAGCTTCATGTTCTAGGTCTCCTCTTGCCCTCCTCACCTAGAAAAGAATTTTACAGGGTTTCACCAGGAAGATCAGACAGCAAGATGGGAAACTGGCTTCCCCAGGGTGGGACTACAGACTGTGGTTTCTCTCTTTAATAAAACCATCACTGAAGCACTGTCCACCAGCACTCTCAAGACCTGGGAGTTGGACCTCAATGAAAATGCTTCTATAACAATAATGATGATGTTGAGAACACAAGAAAGATGTTCCCAATACACAACCACAAACACCAGTGCCCTAACAGGGTGACCATGTGTTCTATCCAAACCAGGTCACCTGGGAGTGAGAGAGGCCTTGAGAGTAATTGCATTAAGATGACTTGTAGAGAGGGGCACAGcagcacctgtcatcccagcaactcaagaagctgaggcaggaagacggTAAGTTCCACACTagcatcagcaatttagagaggccctatctcaaaataaaaaaataaaaagatctggggatgtggctcagtggtaaagcaccctgggttcagtccccaggaccacacacaaAGGTAGATGGTCTAAATTGGGACTATCCCAGGCAAACTAGGGTATATGGTCTTCACAGGAAACACTCAGGAAAATTCAATAACTAGAAACGGAAAGTCactttctttaaacatttcaGTTTCCCAAACACTGTCTTACTAAAAAGTGGGAAATGGATTTGGGAGTTTAGGTGTTATCTTCATCTCTTATAGCTATGCTGAGTTGCTAATTAATAATCATAGCACATACCATATTAAATCTAGTATCTCGTATTACCCTTTAAGAGAATTATACGAGACTaccttcttgtttattttctggaCAAAGAATTCCATATAGACCCTAACAAATAATGGACCCAAAAATAttccttttcaattaaaaaaaaatttctaggaaatgaaaaaaaataataatggaacaTCTCTGGTCAAAGTGGTTGGGGTCCTTGAAGCAGACAACATCCTCCTTCTCCAGAAGGTTCTTAAAGTGACCCAGAAAACTTCAAGGATCTCTGAGGTGTGAACACCACTGGAGGAGGGGGACAGCTATAGAAGACATTCTACCAGCTTTCCAGGAACCTGAAGGATCTCTCAGGTTCCCCTGGATTCTCCGTCTTTATAAGCGATGGTGTCCTCAGCCCTACAATACACAAAGCATAAAGAACACATCACATGGGCTTGCACGTCAGAGCCTCCACATATGCACACTCACGGAGAGGCCAGCACCACACAGCAAGAGTAACCTACTGAACACAGACCATGTGCCAACACTGTCCTGGAAGCAAGAGATCCTAGGTGAACACACCACACAAGGCCTGCCCTGGCCGCGGTTCTCACTTCTCCTCCTAATCTCCCCACATTCTTTCTGCAATGGCTTCTGCAAAGGCTGCAAACAGTCTCCCCTAGGGCACTGAACTCTCCCTCAGAAACCTTTCCTAAGCCATCACACCTTAAGCTCCTCCTTCCCCAACTCTGACTCTTCTCACACCACATAAAATCTGCACCCTGTACCTTCCCCAAGGCCCAGCTTTCGCAGGTAATCGGAGCGCTTCTTCATTTGTACGACTGGCAGTTTCAGTAACTGGGGACTCTTCTTCAAGACCACACACACAGGCTCGGGATTCAGACCCAGGAGTATCAATTCTGAAATGATGTCCAGCAACTGCTGAAGATTGGCACCTGGCAATGTGCTGAGCAAATCCTTGACATGGGCATCACTGAAACCCATGTCCAGGAGGGAACTGATGACCTTTTCTGCCTCTAACGACCCACTCTCCACAGGTGTGCTCTGCTTCTCAGGGAGGCACTGAACAGGATTAGTCCTGCACCCTGGTGGCTGCACAGAGTTTCTGGGTCCCACACGGAACGCCTCCTCCAGGCTCCCTCCATGGGAAGCGGTCGTCTGTTTAGTCCTTCCCCGTTCGGGGGCATGAGAAGTCCgcctggcccagcaggcccaggagagTGGGACTAGGCGTCGCCCCCCGAGGACCTGTAAGACAGAAGCCACCTGCAAAGCCGGAACCGACCTCAGAGCCCCAGTCCCACCGAGGGTCGAGGACGCCGGCGCCCGCCAGGCTGCGGGGCTGCGCGGTAACCGCGGGAGCCGGGGAGGGAGCGGGAGCTGTCAAAGCCCCCGGGCATCACCTGCCTGAAAACCCCCAACCCGCCCCCCAGACCCCTGCCACCAGAGGACGACTCCGGGCCACGAGCCGGCCAGCGAGCCCAGGCACCCGCCACCTCCACGGCCAGGCAGGCCCCGCGCCCGGCACCCGCTCCCCAGGCCTGCCCGGCGCCGCTCCGCGACCCCGTGCCCGGTCCCCGTGGCGCCCTCACCTGCCGGCCAAGCGCAGCCATAGCGCCGAGGCGGCGCCGCAGCACAGGAAGCGAGGCCCGGCCGGGTCCGCCACTTCCGGTCCGCGGTCcgtcccccccgccccccccagcGCCAGCGCAGGTGCTCGGGGCGAAGGTTCCGCCGGGGCTCCCAAAGCCGGGAAGGCGTGCGGGCCGGAACGCACGGCCCAGAGCGAGACGGCGGCACCCGGGCGCTGCCTCCCGGAACACGGCCGCCCTCCCGGCGGGCCCTCGCCGCTCCAGACGTGCCCGGAGCCCAGCCGTGGGAACGAGAGCGCCATCTTCGAAGTCCCCGAGGATGAGCAGGACTTTTAAAGGACACGCAGGGCACCGCGTGGCCTGAGCTGGCCTGTGTTGGGCCTGAGCAGAGGCGGTTTCCACCGTCAGCCTCTGTGGTGCTGGTCAGGTGCATGGCGGCAGCAGGAAGCTGTTCCCCAGGCAGCCTTACTTTATAGGCATTTTTTGTTTTCTCGACTGACTAAAGGACTTAATTCTTGCAGGGATACCTGTTTGTGCCAGACACTGAGCTGGtgctatttatttaaatgtgtctTTTGACAGAAGAGGAAGATTGTGTAA is a window encoding:
- the Mterf4 gene encoding transcription termination factor 4, mitochondrial isoform X2, with translation MAALGRQVLGGRRLVPLSWACWARRTSHAPERGRTKQTTASHGGSLEEAFRVGPRNSVQPPGCRTNPVQCLPEKQSTPVESGSLEAEKVISSLLDMGFSDAHVKDLLSTLPGKLRRMLHGCPEVFTMRQQDIDDIVKLLKEKCLFTAQQVTEILHRCPGVLQEDPSELEYKFQYAYFRMGVKHLDIVRTDFLQYSVNKIKQRHSYLERLGRYQTPDKKGQTQITNPLLKDILRVSESEFLAKTACSSAEEFEVFKKLLAREEEEQEEEEEPESSTSEDKEEQL
- the Mterf4 gene encoding transcription termination factor 4, mitochondrial isoform X1 — translated: MAALGRQVLGGRRLVPLSWACWARRTSHAPERGRTKQTTASHGGSLEEAFRVGPRNSVQPPGCRTNPVQCLPEKQSTPVESGSLEAEKVISSLLDMGFSDAHVKDLLSTLPGANLQQLLDIISELILLGLNPEPVCVVLKKSPQLLKLPVVQMKKRSDYLRKLGLGEGKLRRMLHGCPEVFTMRQQDIDDIVKLLKEKCLFTAQQVTEILHRCPGVLQEDPSELEYKFQYAYFRMGVKHLDIVRTDFLQYSVNKIKQRHSYLERLGRYQTPDKKGQTQITNPLLKDILRVSESEFLAKTACSSAEEFEVFKKLLAREEEEQEEEEEPESSTSEDKEEQL